A portion of the Suricata suricatta isolate VVHF042 chromosome 11, meerkat_22Aug2017_6uvM2_HiC, whole genome shotgun sequence genome contains these proteins:
- the LOC115307053 gene encoding olfactory receptor 4D5 yields the protein MNPANHSQVTGFVLLGLSQVWGLRLLFFSAFSVVYLLTVTGNLLIVVIVTSDPCLHTTMYFLLGNLSFLDFCYSSITAPKMLVDLLSGNPTISFGSCMTQLFFFHFTGGIKIFLLTVMAYDRYVAISQPLRYTLIVNRTVCGLLMVASWVGGFIHSIVQVGLTIQLPFCGPDELDNFYCDVPQLIKLACADTFVLELLMVSNNGLVTLMCFLVLLGSYTALLVMLRGHSREGRSKALSTCASHIAVVTLIFVPCVYIYARPFQTFPMDKVVSVLYTMVTPMLNPAIYTLRNKEVIMAMKKLWRKRKDLLGPLEH from the coding sequence ATGAATCCAGCAAATCATTCCCAAGTGACGGGCTTTGTCCTCCTGGGGCTCTCTCAGGTATGGGGGCTTCGGCTCCTCTTCTTTAGTGCCTTCTCTGTTGTGTATCTTCTGACTGTAACTGGAAATCTCCTCATCGTGGTCATAGTGACGTCTGACCCATGCCTCCACACGACCATGTACTTTCTCTTAGGCAACCTTTCTTTCCTAGACTTTTGCTACTCTTCCATCACAGCACCGAAGATGTTGGTTGACTTGCTCTCAGGCAACCCCACCATTTCCTTTGGCAGTTGCATGACTCAACTATTCTTCTTCCACTTCACTGGGGGCATCAAGATCTTCCTGTTGACTGTGATGGCATATGACCGCTATGTTGCCATCTCCCAGCCATTGCGCTACACACTTATTGTGAACCGGACAGTTTGTGGGCTCCTCATGGTAGCTTCCTGGGTGGGGGGCTTCATCCACTCCATTGTACAGGTTGGACTGACTATCCAACTGCCATTCTGTGGGCCTGACGAGCTGGACAACTTTTACTGTGATGTGCCTCAGCTGATCAAATTGGCCTGCGCAGATACCTTTGTCTTAGAGCTTCTGATGGTGTCTAACAATGGCCTGGTGACCCTGATGTGTTTTCTGGTGCTCCTGGGGTCCTACACAGCACTGCTAGTCATGCTCCGAGGCCACTCAAGGGAAGGCCGGAGCAAAGCCCTATCCACTTGTGCCTCTCATATTGCTGTCGTGACCTTAATTTTTGTGCCTTGTGTCTATATCTATGCGAGGCCATTTCAGACATTCCCTATGGACAAAGTGGTCTCTGTTCTGTACACAATGGTCACTCCCATGCTGAATCCTGCCATCTATACCTTAAGAAACAAGGAAGTGATCATGGCCATGAAGAAGctgtggaggaagaggaaagaccTTCTGGGTCCCCTGGAGCACTGA